A single region of the Oncorhynchus kisutch isolate 150728-3 linkage group LG30, Okis_V2, whole genome shotgun sequence genome encodes:
- the LOC116358562 gene encoding multimerin-2: MRMKSVVSLLVLLHCCLSGAQVHKDRDGVSVNEIQQVDYEDRESRGKDIQTDKQRAEAALTHSQQTCQPDIHTVLREMSTMMAEQRVELRHTKTELGAMEARLRDSESRLTTSESRLIDSESRLTDSESRLAASERQLTDSESRLTASESQVEELSKMNEAQAVKLNSMETRSNITESHVEVLKRNSQDRKVAFSASLAAPGQGGNTGPFNTGITLVYRHIYSNIGNAYNPTTGIFTAPVRGLYLFRFYMYGEGDSSVPITTALHKNGHHVAVAHAHQATGGTNSSNGVSLLLEVGDVVYMYLWAGNKIYDSEYHHSTFSGHLLFTM; the protein is encoded by the exons ATGAGAATGAAGAGTGTTGTATCTCTGCTGGTGTTGCTgcactgctgtctgtctggagcCCAGGTCCACAAAGACAGAGATGGAGTCAGTGTGAATGAGATCCAGCAGGTTGactatgaggacagagagagcagagggaaggaCATTCAGACTGACAAGCAGAGAGCTGAAGCTGCATTAACACACAGCCAGCAAACCTGCCAGCCTGACATCCACACTGTGCTGAGAGAGATGAGCACCATGATGGCAGAGCAGAGAGTTGAgctgagacacacaaagactgaactgGGAGCCATGGAGGCCAgactgagagacagtgagagccgTCTGACAACCAGTGAGAGCCGACTGATAGACAGTGAGAGCCGACTGACAGACAGTGAGAGCCGTTTGGCAGCTAGTGAGAGACAACTGACAGACAGTGAGAGCCGTCTGACAGCCAGTGAGAGCCAAGTGGAGGAACTGAGCAAAATGAATGAAG CACAAGCAGTGAAACTAAACTCCATGGAGACTCGTTCTAACATCACTGAGAGCCACGTTGAAGTTCTGAAGAGAAACAGTCAAG ACAGGAAGGTGGCTTTCTCAGCCTCACTAGCAGCACCTGGTCAAGGAGGAAACACTGGACCCTTCAACACCGGAATCACCCTGGTCTACAGACATATCTACTCAAACATTGGCAATGCTTATAACCCCACTACAG GGATCTTCACAGCACCAGTGAGAGGACTCTACCTCTTCAGATTTTACATGTATGGAGAGGGTGACAGTTCAGTTCCTATAACTACAGCCTTGCATAAGAATGGACATCATGTAGCTGTTGCACATGCTCACCAAGCTACTGGTGGTACTAACTCCTCTAATGGAGTGTCTCTGCTGCTGGAGGTAGGAGATGTGGTCTACATGTATCTCTGGGCTGGGAATAAGATATATGATAGTGAATATCATCACAGCACCTTCAGTGGTCACCTGCTCTTCACTATGTAG